DNA from Eucalyptus grandis isolate ANBG69807.140 chromosome 5, ASM1654582v1, whole genome shotgun sequence:
TATATATGGAGGCACCTGCACGCCAAGAAGAAGATGCAACAGAGAGGAAGTTTTAGCTTAGCGAAAAATTAATAAGAGAGCCCTCCATTAATTGCCTAAATTAATGATTTCGTGAGTCAAGATTTAGATAGAGAACATGAGATTGCAAATGAATTAACGAATAAGAGATCGTGATAAATCCTGGATCGGAAAAGATTGGATCAGTCAAGCTCATTCAAAAGTGAAAACTAATAATTCGAACGTACTTCTGGAATGCGATTGATTCAGTATGTCCCGGTATATGTAAATTTCGGGTTATGCTCTTGCAAACCATTCAATGGCTAGCTAAAATATACACCTAACCAGTAACCAATGACCTCTAAAAGCGGTGGCTTGTTAGAATCATGTGATCTAAACAAAGCTATCTAGACAGGCCTTTAATGACTGCCAGGTCACTAGCTCTCAGCATTTGACACGGATTGAAACATATCTTAAATAGGAATCAGGCGTTATGACTTTGGAAGAGATATGGTTGCACCTGTTTCCACGGAAACCTCTTGCAGGTGGCGAAAGCAATGGTGACGGCTGGGTTGAAATGGGCGCCGGAGATGTGTCCGACTGAGTACACCAGCACCATTACTGCTAAGCCCCATACCATCGATATCCCCGGGAGCGTCACCACCTTGTCGTAGTCCAAGTTCACCGCCACAGACCCACAACCCGCGAATATCAAGAAGTAAGTCCCAAAGACCTCTGCGATCAACTGCAACGTTTTGAGAAATAAGCGATCAAACAAAAGATTGATGAACATCCAGGTGAATACGAAAagggcaaaaggaaaataagaaggaaGGGATTGGGGGAAAAAGAGTAGATGGAGATGAGAACCCAAGTAACCTTTTGaatgaagggaaaagagaagaaagtgctTCTAATTTCTTCCTTGGCGTTGGAAGTGTCTTTCATTTCCAAGACAACTCCATGGTTCCCATTGCTCCCACTCGTCTGATCTGCCATTTTCTGCTGATATTTCAGAGAAAATGCCCAGGATAAGAAGCAAACAACAGAAAAAATCACCGATATGGCTTCGCTCCGTTTTGCATTTGGAAATAAGCAGGCCCCATTTATACtgtacttgagagagagagagagagagagagagagagagagagagagatagaggtgGATAATGACTGGGtactaatttgaaaatttcgaggagataaaagttgaaaaagatGACCTGTGAACCGACCAGGCATTGAAGGCCGCTTCAACCACCGATGCTGAGATATAGAGAGGGGACAAGCACCTAAGCTTCAATAAGACACACCCTTAAAATGAGCAGGCTTGTTGGATTTATAATTTAGGGAAAGTTCCTCAAATGGGATGCTTATTTGGCATTATGGGTTATGAGATTGGATCTTGATATGTTGTGTGACCTTATTATTGACATCTTGCCCACTAGGTTTGCTTCCAATGGCAAGGAAATTGGATGGAGAAGGGATATTTAGTTTTGAGGCATGGGGTTCGATTTCACGCTCTACAAGAgataaaataacaatttaagGGAGATGAGAGTAAAAGTAGAGGTGTCTGCAAAGTGTTAGATTAAAAGTCTAAGAGAGAGACCATGATTAGAGTATGATAGACCAAAGAATGAGAATAAATATTGGATTGTGTCATAATTAGTTGATGCTTTTAATGCTTTTTTACTAGCAAAGATATTGGAGAGACTGTTTTTATCTGTGATGGGACTAAATAGGGGAAAATAGATCCCCTGAAGAAAGTTTTGGaccatttcatttatttttttgttgtaaacTTAAATTGGGCTTATGTTTTTCTTGAAAgtaaacttttcttcttttcttcttttttatctaaTAGATGTTTATGGATATTCTTATACTAAAGCTAACCCTTTTTGTAACGACTCCAACTCCATTTTCAAGGTCACAAGCAGCGAGGGTTATTTTCGTGATGTCCTAGGCGAGTTGTCATCCCAATTCTTTTTATCCTTCCATTAAGAGCACACAGAAGCGGTTACATAATAAATGCCCATGCAACAACAATCGGCTAAGAAAACAACCACTTGCAAACACACAACTACTTATATTACATCAATTATATTCACAAGCCCTTTTTATCGCAGGCCAGTGGATTATAACCACCACATGTCCTATGCTCAAAATGGCCAGGATAAATCTTACCTCCTCTAGCGAGACTGCAACTCTAGAATTAGTGTAAAATATCCATGCTTACAATTCTGACAAAAACAATAGAGTGAGTCATAGACTCAATAAGTAAACTTACTAGTCCTTAGATAGGAGGATGCCTCGTTGTCAAACAAGTACGTGAACATAACCGCACCAATATGTTGATGGCAGATCAATAACAAAACCTTTGCGTTGCCTTAACTATGAACATGAAGGAAACTCTTCCTCTACATAGACATCCATCCTATCAGGAATTTATAAGATATCTCATACTCATAAAAATTAACTTTAACAACGTACATTAGTTCCTCGAGTCCTaataattgcataaaaattcaCATATGCCACATATAGTGCAATTAAAGCCAATAATATTCTCATTGTCAAATACTAGCTTCTAAAATACTACCATGGCCTTTGAGACTTGAATAATGACTTTTAAAACATCCACGTGCCTCTCACATCATAAATAACAACAATTATAACATGCACATGCCTTCCATATCACTAAAAATGACAATAAAGTAATGCACGTGTCTTGCACGTCTCTCACACATCTCAAATAATGCCATATCAAACATGCATGAGACAAATAATAGCATATAAAATATGTGCGTGACTTTCGAGGTCGAGACAAGGGAAAATAATACATGCACATGAATGATATAAGGTCAAGCATATGTTATTCATTTATTAATCAATCGAAATTCATTGGTTCTTCCAAACTTAATCGGGCAATGTCTCTTAATTCAAGGGTGACGGCGATCCTCTGACAACGAGTTTGTCGGGCATATGAACTTATTCAGGTAACATCCTCTAATCTAAGGGTGACATCAATTCTCCAAAAACGAGTCTCTTTGGCATCCAAACTTAATCACACAAGTAAACTTTTGaatgaaggaaaagagaagaaagtgtttttaatttcttccttGGTGTTATCTCCTTGAAATTCAAACTATTACCCAGTCATTatccacttctctctctctctcaaatataAGTATAAATTGGGCCTGCTTATTTAAAACGGAGCGAACCCATGGtgatttcttttcccttcttgtCAAGCTTGAAAATTTGTTCGCTTCTTATCCTGGGCATTTTCTCTGAAATATTAGTAGAAAATGGCGGATTAGATGAGTGGAAGCAATGGAAAACATGGATTTGTCTTGGAAATAAAAGACACTTCCAATGAAAAAAGATGGCTTGTGAACCGACCAAGCACTGAAAGCAACTTCAACAACCATTGCTGAGATATAGAGAGAGGACAAGTACCTAAGCTTCAAAAAGACGCATCCTTAAGATGAGCACACCTATTGGatttataatttaagaaaagttCCTTAATGGgatggctctttttttttttttttttggcatggGATGCCTCTTTGGCATTATGGGTTCTGACCTTATCATTGACATCTTGCCCACTAGGTATGTGGCCAGTGGCAATGAAATTGCATGGAGAGGGGATATTTATGATGTGTTTtaataatcattttgttttcgaaaataatttttgttcataattttttttattatgttattgtAAACAATTTATGAGTTTTTGAAGaggtttggtaactgtccaaaaattaaatttgcgaaatagaaatatgtttggtaggatttttaatttttttgttttttttttaatttttaaataattttattatatttttcttttttttttttccttttctcttcttcatcctccttcTTTGTGGTTGCTCATTGGATCTCACCCGGAGGTCATCGGTGATTGTTTGTGGTGGCAGCAATGGCcggtggaggaagaagaagagagaatgagaaaagaatgggggaaaaaaagagaaaaaagaaaaattgtacatctgtaacaaatttacccaaaactaatttatttgaccacaaaaaacccaaaactgataaatttgtgataattataCCCTCCGctcaattgaattaataccacaaaaaatcacaaaaattgtaaactgtgacaaacgatgtgtaaaatcccaaattagtatactaaTCAACTGctatgtgtcatttaacttaattaaaatttaacgaaaactaatagaggataaatttgtcaaaggtatattaatttggggtttttggtggtaaaaaaaatagtttgtgataaatttgtcataggtgtaccggttttgaattttttggggtATTAACCCATTTTCTAAAGGTGTGTTGGCCACTTGAGGCGATAACCCATTGATAATGAGCATGAGGCACGCACGACATCGATCTTTACAATTAGTTTGAAAATTGATGTCAGAATATACGGATGTAATCACGTCATGTGTCGGCATCAGCCCTTGCTAACATGGGCTTTTCAAAGCCCAAACAACTGCCGAACCATGTTGAGGATCTTGTCCTTTCTAACTTTCAAGTTGTGTCCATGCTGAGAAAGGCCCGCAAAGAAAAGGACGAGAGTATGAATGCTTGATTGGATTAATTTGCCGAAAAGAATAAGATCACACAACAAAGGAGAAACCATAACATTTCCTTGTGTACTATTATCAACGGGTCTGGTGATTGTTAATGTATAAGTCTGGACATTTTTGAACATGGTATCTTGGTACTTGTTCGatgtacataaaaataaaatttggtagaAGATAAAGACATTGATGgaattgtaaaaaaaataaaaaatctagaCAACGTGGTTCCGGTTCATATAGTAACATCTACTGCCGTCACATGAAGACTTGCCATGAGGTGGTTGCATGACCACCTTGTAGTGATCGCTAGCGGACAAGACCACCACCATGAGGTGGgtcgtagagagagagagagagagagagagcggacaAGACCACCACCATGAGGTGgtcgtagagagagagagagagagagagagagagagagagccttgtGATTTGTCCACTAAATTGCATTCcgaaagggagggagggagtgagGTGCACGGCACAGCCATGGTGAAAGTCTTATTCACAGTTTTGGATGAGAGAAAGAAGCAAGGGATTCTCTGTTCAATTTTGACTCTCCCACCACTTGTTCTTTTTCAATCTGTTACACAACACAGCCATGGTTAAAGTTTCATTCACAGTTTTGGATGAGAGAAAGAAGTAAGGGATTCTCTTTTCGATTTTGGCTCTCCCACTCCGctcattctttttcaatttgttactACAAAAGTAGTTGCTTCAAATTTTGCCAAAAGACCCAATGAATTGGAATTACCCTATCAACACAAATGATTTCAGGGCAAGCAAATCATTTATGATGAAAAGGAGGAGGGGTGATCATTGGAGTCTGTGAAGGATGAGAATCAACAATATAATATTTGCATCAAGGATTGAAGCTCTTTATAGTGTTGTTTGTCCAATCCTTTGTAATAACTACACGTAATAACATATTTGCAAAGTAGATTTCTTTACCATAAGAGATTTATTGTTCCTAACCTGGCTTTAGTCTTTAGTCGTGCATACGGACACCACTTTGTTGGCTGCGTTCATTTTTTTCCCACTCAAATAGGGGAAATCCTATTTGAACTTATCGTTGTCCCCTAAACGCTATGTAGGATAAAAGGTTGTTCTATATGGACTTACCAGCTCGCCACACACGCAACCTTGGTGGAGGTACTTGTCCATCTCATTTAACCAAGAAGATGAAATTGGTCATGAATGCTTCAAAAATCAGATCAACCTCGGAGGGAGCCGTGGTTGGGATCTACCGAAACGTCGAATGCATTATCACCGATGGCTTTGCTTTGAAGAACCATGGTGATTCTGCCCTAAAAATTGAAGTCTCAACACTTCGTGCCGTTTTCTCACGACTTCTGGAGACAAAGCAGAGGAAGACTTCGGCTTCAACTGGCCTGTACTTGGCGATGGAAGTGGAGACAGATTGCTTGTCACTCGTGGAGAGTTTAACGGGCCAAGTTCCAGGCCCGTGGACTGTGGAAGCAATTTTGAAGGACTGCAAGGTTTTGCTGGCCCAACTTGAGGAAGTCTCAGTGTCCTATGTGCCCAGGGAAGCGAACAAGCTGGCGGATTGGGCCACAAAAGCCCATCGGGAAAACCTTTTCCCTAATGGTTGGCTACATAATCCCCCCGCCTACTATGGTTTTTTATTACGTACTAATTCCGAACTCCGTTGTGTTTCAGCAATGTTTTAGTAATGAATACTTCTttcgacaaagaaaaaaaaagtcacctAATTACGTTCAATGCATTGCATAGAATAgtcttatgattaaattggacaaaaaattcctaaatttttgcatttgaccaatacaatcctaaaattcttaattgtgtcaatttaattataaatctttttacattttgccaattgagttcatttgggtaatttgaactgaaattgctaacgtgaatAATGGTGGTGTCATGTAAAATGGCTAGCgctaatgtagacaatttttatatatattaaaaataatttgattttacaatattttaaaatttaaaattttctttctttcttttccatttttttctaaaaagtctggcgagggtcgccggctAACCCTCGCCGGTTGGCCCTTGCTTAGTGACGGCGAGAGTTGGCTAGTGACTCTTGCTAGCCACTAATTACGTCAGCGATTTTCGATTAAAATTGATCGGATTGATTAAttcaaaaatgtttagaatttcgATTAGTCTGAATTAACcaaagtataataagtttataactttttcaaaaaaaaaaattctgatcaAATATGGACATTTCTCATGTGATGCCTGGCTTTCATGAACCAAGTAAGATTCACGTGACTTAGTTCACCCCAAGAAGTCTCACTTTTACATTCATTTGTGTTGATCTTATCCATATAAGAGCATCTTGCACCACTAGTCTTTTTGTAGGTCCTCTTATCCGCAATTCTTCCATGACAATAGTTCTTattaacatttcaaatatcaaaaccttctaTTGGAGTTCTTATATGGCATTAAGAATCTTGACTTTTAGCTTGGCTTTATTCATCCATCCTCATCTCAATAAAATTTCCTTCAACCGGTTTTTTAATTGGTAGgttataaatttaaaatttcaaatatcaaaaccttaTATTGGAGTTCTTTTATGGCATTAAGAATATTGACTTTTAGCTTGGCTATATTCATCCATCctcaactcaataaaatttctttccACCGGTTTTTTAATTGGTCGgttataaatttaacatttcaaatatcaaaaccttctaTTGGAGTTCTTTTATGGCATTAAGAATCTTGACTTTTAGCTTTGGCTTTATTCATCCATCctcaactcaataaaatttctttcaaccAGTTTTTAATTGGTTGgttataaatttaacatttcaaatatcaaaaccttctaTTGGAGTTCTTTTATGGCATTAAGAATCTTGACTTTTAGCTTGGCTTTATTCATCCATCctcaactcaataaaatttatttcaaccagttttttaattgatatgttataaatttaatatttcaaatatcaaaaccttctattggagttcttttatggcattaagaatcttgacttttagcttggctttattattttttttttttggtaatccagGGAATCCCGTAAGCAGACAACCGGCGAGCAAATCCTGGGGGAGGGActgcaggacccaccaccacagtactccaggtaagaatccctaacgatGCTCCCTGGATTCGAACTACTCCCATTCATGAGGGGAAAGAGCCCAAGCAAGTTGCGCCGCTAAGGACAGTGGTTTTAGCTTGGCTTTATTCATCCATCctcaactcaataaaatttctttcaactGGTTTTTTAATTGGTAGGTTATAAATTTAACACTACCAATATCAAAACCTTATATTGGAGTTATTTTATGGCATTAAGAATCTTGACTTTTAGCTTGGCTTTATTCATCCATTctcaactcaataaaatttctttcaaccGGTTTTTTAATTGGTAGGTTATAAATATTGTCATCGCTCATGCGCAAACTTAATTAAAGAACAAATTGGTAGCACCAGAATGATGAACCTAAAACCACCTACCGAAACTCTAGTGGTtcctattaaaatattttatagtcAACtaaccacaatttttttttacccccaaaaaaaaaaacctaagcacttgttttcttttaaaataattgataatGATTTTGCAAGATTCTAAAAGATGATATATTCCAACGTCTCTAGACATGTTATTTATCTCCAACATTCATAATCTATGTTACcttgctacttttttttttttaatgtcaaatgCTAATGGATGTGTAAGAAATGATACAACATTTGAAGTTAATCTCAAgttcatataataatttaaaatactaTATAAATCAATGATGGCGTTACAAAATTGTGCACGTACCTCTTGATCTTATTTGGTAGTTTCGTTAAGTATGCAAGAATTGAAGGCAGATAATAATATCATTCTTTTGATAATAATGCAGTGTCCAAAAGTTTTGAGCACCGGATTAATTCCCATTTGGTTAGCCTTGAGCGACCGGGATGGATGAGCTTATCATTTGAGCAACCCTTTACAATTTCGGGCTTATACAATGATAACCTTATGGAACATTGTTTTGTCACAGGAACTGAAAAGGCGTGGCATTGAAAAGTTGAAACGAAGCTCTCTTTTACATGCTTTCATACCGCGCGTCTCACATATGCATATCAGGAAATCAATCGTGCCATGATTTTGGAAAGCCAATTCAACATCAACTGTACAAGGGAAATTTATGtaggattatttttttttattggtacGGATATCAAtttgtcctaaactttttaatttggttaatttaatcCGAAACTTGtaaacaatttgtcaatatagtcattccaattaattttgattggaaattgctgacatagagaatttttggaaatttttaatttttagatttttttttcttttttcttatttccctctACTAGTTCAAGGCCTCGATGGTGGCCACGAAGGTTGccggccataggtgagggccaTAACGCCCTCGCAGTCCatagtaaagaagaaaagaaaagaaaagaaaaatgagaaatataaattatttagaaaaaataagcaaaattattaaaatttccaaaaagtgCCCAGGTTTGTGCTGATCATATCATAGAATAGCTAACGTCCATGTCACgatttttgggccaaaattaaCAGGGAAGACTGTattagtaaattgtcaaaatatttatgaataaattgaaggttagaattgaattagtattCGTGCCATggaattaagatttttttgtaattatactaaaaaagagAGCAAACGCATTGTTCGCCTACGAAAAGGGCAATGCTCTCTCCCATCTCTGGTTAATTTCCTCCAAGTAGCCTTTTGATTTCTAATTGATACATAAATGTGAACATTGCCGATACTATAGTACCagaaaaaaatcctcaaaatttaCCCCATGAGACGccaatatttaaaatatttttcgtctCGGACAGCAGTGTGATGGATCCACTTGACATGTCAATGGTGGGTGGCGGAGGCGGCCGGCTAAGCTATAGGTGGTGGATTGTACTAGCGTTTTGGATAGGCGGATTTTGTGGTGTCTGATacaatttgaaatgaaaatgctaGTTTttgtagtttcttttttaaaggtccaatgtgaaataaaaatcataattgAGGATGCTTCTTTAAAGGTTCTCTTTCATCCTTTGCTCATGCTAGTTTAAGTTTTCCACGAGTCACCTACGACATGCGAGGGAAATCATTCCTACAGCAGCAAGAAAGGAAACAATTTCTTACGGAAACAAGCAATTTTATCAACATTCACGACAGATCTTCACATTTCAATTCCAcgaaatcaagaggaaaaaatgaaacaaagagaagaacatcttccatatgagagggaaagagagagagatcaaggaTAGGGACTTCCGGCGGAACATGGGAGGAAAGAACCGGACCGGGCGATTTCTCGAAGGGGCCTGTCGGCAAACCGGCTGAGGTTGTAGAATTCAGTAGGTTGGAATTAGCGTTTGGATGATTAGAAACGTAATTTCCAAAATACAATTACAACTGTTAACATTTCAACTGCAGAGAGAAGGGAATAATCCATCAAttaaagtaaagaaaactaaccCTTCTCACTACGAATGCACCCATCATGAGCAAAAATCGAAAGAgaacacaaaaaagaagagcaaGTTTGACCGCGGGTTGGAATGAGTTTGACTCAAGAAGAGCAATTTCGGGCGGTGCTTCGGAGGAAAGAGCCGGACTGGGTGATCTCTCGGATGGGCTTGTCGGTGAATCGGACCAGGTTGTAGATCCACGCCCCGGCAATCGCCCCGACAGTTGGTGCCACGATGTAGATCCACAGCTTATCGTAATGGTGAAACACTATCGCCGGACCCAAGCTCCTTGCTGGATTCATAGATGCTCCCGTTACTGGCCTAACCACCacccaaaagtaaaataaaataaataacacaGATTATAATCACGAAATACTTAATTTCTGCCCGGATTAATATTTTGTTTCTcagcaaaatgaaaattcgtTGCTCAACCTGATTTCTCGGGGTGATAGAAGTTCGGTCCGAGATGCGAGGAAAATGATATTGATAATTTATATGACTTTCTCTTCGTATCAATAGTCAAAGTACACACAGAGTGTAATTTAAGAAGAGGTTGATAATGATCTTTCCGTTAATGGTgtaaatcatgaaatttatataatatttgaGCCAGCAATATCTTATAAGATAAAACTCACCCATGATGCTCTTTATTTAAACGACGTAATCAATCATGtactatttttctattcaaaagATGTTAGTCAGTCAATAATCATGGTCAACATCTCTTTTTCAGCCTGAGATGAGGGTAAGATGAAGATATAAGGAATTGAAACGGTCAATACCCTGCAAACATCACGTTGAGCAAAACGGTTGCACCAACAGCGAGGCCTGCGAGCTCCCTATCTGCACCGAATTAAACTTACTAATTACCAACAGGTACATATGACGTAAAAGGATcgaggacttaattggcaccaaaaaatgtttaaaattaaattggcacaaatacaaaaagtttaggacttttttaacacttttctcatgataaaataataaaaaatatatctaGCATTAAATATTGTACGATTCTCCCTATCCTTTGGTGACGATTAGTAACACAAAATAACACGTTCCAACCACTTAACGGTGACATGAATTCAACATAAGAAATTTTATGGCGCAATTAATGGAAATATAGCGTTTTTCTATAACATGATTCGATGCAACTAGGAAATGATATGATATTAGAACACGAATGACCAGCCTTCGTTAAACCTAGAAGTGGGTCCACCGTTTTCTTGTCAAGAGGGAGACCTCTCTTGTCAAGAATTTAGGATCGAGCCgttttgacaaaaaaagggTTGTCGGAGAAGTCGTTCATGAAGAAGCGGGAAAGAACCTAAGGTTGGTTGGGTGGCGGGGCCGCTGCCCTCCGGCCTCTAGGTATTATGCACAAAACACGTTAATTGTTTTTCATGTCTATAAGGATTTCACGAGATTTCTTTGTGATCTCGTGcgatttttgagattttcttatCCCGCCTCctcttgaagagattgatcattaatttttagtttttgtagACGAATTTCCATTAAAATTTCCTCAATTATCAGCaagtaattaaaagaaagaagttgGAACTTACTGCTCTATTATCGGTGGCAACGCCGGAAATGATGAACATGAGGTAAAAAGTGATGATGAACTCAAAGACAAATGCTTGCCCATCCGAACCGGCCGGTTGAGTCCCAAGGAAATGGTTCAGCTTGCCGGTGAATAGCATCCGCAGTGTCCCGTTCGCCAACGTTGATCCCAAAACTTGTGCCAATATATATGGAGGCACCTGCACGCCAAGAAGAAGATGCAACAGAGAGGAAGTTTTAGCTTagcgaaaaattaataaaagagcCCTCCCTCCATTAATTGCCTAAGTTAATGCTTTTGTGAGTCAAGACTTAGATAGAGAACATGAGATTGCAAATGAGAATAATAGATCGTGATAAATCTTGGATCGAAAAAGATTGGATCAGTCAAGCTCATTCAAAAGTGTAAACTAATAATTCGAACGTTCTTCTAGAATGCGATTGATTCAGTATGTCCCGGTATATGTAAATTTCCAGTTATGCTCTTGCAAATCATTCGATGGCTAGCTAAAAGATACACCTAACCAGTAACTAATGGCCTCTAAAAGCGGTGGCTTGTTAGAATCATGTGATCTAAACAAAGCGGTGCCAGGTCACTGGCGCTCAGCATTTGACACGGATTGAAACATATCTTAAATAGGAAGCAGGCGTTATGACTTTGGAAGCGATATGGTTGCACCTGTTTCCACGGAAACCTCTTGCAGGTGGCGAAAGCAATGGTGACGGCTGGGTTGAAATGGGCGCCGGAGATGTGTCCGACTGAGTACACCAGCACCATTACTGCTAAGCCCCACACCATCGATATCCCCGGGAGCGTCACCACCTTGTCGTAGTCCAGGTTCACCGCCACAGACCCACAACCCGCGAATATCAAGAAGTAAGTCCCAAAGACCTCTGCGATCAACTGCAACGTTTTGAGAAATAAGCGATCAAACAAAAGATTGATGAACATCCAGGTGAATACGAAAagggcaaaaggaaaataagaaggaaGGGATTGGGGGAAAAAAGAGTAGATGGAGATGAGAACCCAAGTAACCTTTTGaatgaagggaaaagagaagaaagtgctTCTAATTTCTTCCTTGGCGTTGGAAGTGTCTTTCATTTCCAAGACAAATCCATGGTTC
Protein-coding regions in this window:
- the LOC104445057 gene encoding aquaporin NIP1-1, giving the protein MADQTSGSNGNHGFVLEMKDTSNAKEEIRSTFFSFPFIQKLIAEVFGTYFLIFAGCGSVAVNLDYDKVVTLPGISMVWGLAVMVLVYSVGHISGAHFNPAVTIAFATCKRFPWKQVPPYILAQVLGSTLANGTLRMLFTGKLNHFLGTQPAGSDGQAFVFEFIITFYLMFIISGVATDNRAVNRELAGLAVGATVLLNVMFAGPVTGASMNPARSLGPAIVFHHYDKLWIYIVAPTVGAIAGAWIYNLVRFTDKPIREITQSGSFLRSTARNCSS